The proteins below come from a single Podarcis muralis chromosome 8, rPodMur119.hap1.1, whole genome shotgun sequence genomic window:
- the LOC114601412 gene encoding protocadherin gamma-B6 isoform X17 gives MVSGGNLISEKENDSTQAQPNTDWRFSQAQRPGTSGSQNGDENGTWPNNQFDTEMLQAMILASANEAAAAAAANPDGNSTLGGGATAAGTMGLSTRYGPQFTLQHVPDYRQNVYIPGSTATLSNSAAKRDGKPAASGGGNKKKSGKKEKK, from the exons CAAGCACAACCTAACACAGACTGGCGTTTCTCTCAGGCCCAGAGACCAGGAACCAGTGG GTCTCAGAATGGGGATGAGAATGGGACTTGGCCAAACAACCAGTTtgatacagaaatgcttcaagCCATGATTCTTGCATCAGCAAATG aagccgctgctgccgccgccgcaaaTCCTGATGGGAATTCTACTCTGGGAGgaggagcaacagcagcaggcaCAATGGGCCTCAGCACCAGGTATGGCCCCCAGTTCACCCTGCAGCACGTCCCTGACTACAGACAGAACGTGTACATCCCTGGCAGCACAGCCACTCTCTCCAATTCTGCAGCCAAGcgggatgggaaacctgcagccTCCGgaggtggaaacaagaagaagtcagggaagaaggagaagaagtaa
- the LOC114601412 gene encoding protocadherin gamma-B6 isoform X19, whose product MVSGGNLSSEKENTDMQAQPNTDWRFSQAQRPGTSGSQNGDENGTWPNNQFDTEMLQAMILASANEAAAAAAANPDGNSTLGGGATAAGTMGLSTRYGPQFTLQHVPDYRQNVYIPGSTATLSNSAAKRDGKPAASGGGNKKKSGKKEKK is encoded by the exons CAAGCACAACCTAACACAGACTGGCGTTTCTCTCAGGCCCAGAGACCAGGAACCAGTGG GTCTCAGAATGGGGATGAGAATGGGACTTGGCCAAACAACCAGTTtgatacagaaatgcttcaagCCATGATTCTTGCATCAGCAAATG aagccgctgctgccgccgccgcaaaTCCTGATGGGAATTCTACTCTGGGAGgaggagcaacagcagcaggcaCAATGGGCCTCAGCACCAGGTATGGCCCCCAGTTCACCCTGCAGCACGTCCCTGACTACAGACAGAACGTGTACATCCCTGGCAGCACAGCCACTCTCTCCAATTCTGCAGCCAAGcgggatgggaaacctgcagccTCCGgaggtggaaacaagaagaagtcagggaagaaggagaagaagtaa
- the LOC114601412 gene encoding protocadherin gamma-B6 isoform X18 produces MVSGGNLNSEEENDSTQAQPNTDWRFSQAQRPGTSGSQNGDENGTWPNNQFDTEMLQAMILASANEAAAAAAANPDGNSTLGGGATAAGTMGLSTRYGPQFTLQHVPDYRQNVYIPGSTATLSNSAAKRDGKPAASGGGNKKKSGKKEKK; encoded by the exons CAAGCACAACCTAACACAGACTGGCGTTTCTCTCAGGCCCAGAGACCAGGAACCAGTGG GTCTCAGAATGGGGATGAGAATGGGACTTGGCCAAACAACCAGTTtgatacagaaatgcttcaagCCATGATTCTTGCATCAGCAAATG aagccgctgctgccgccgccgcaaaTCCTGATGGGAATTCTACTCTGGGAGgaggagcaacagcagcaggcaCAATGGGCCTCAGCACCAGGTATGGCCCCCAGTTCACCCTGCAGCACGTCCCTGACTACAGACAGAACGTGTACATCCCTGGCAGCACAGCCACTCTCTCCAATTCTGCAGCCAAGcgggatgggaaacctgcagccTCCGgaggtggaaacaagaagaagtcagggaagaaggagaagaagtaa